One segment of Hydrogenothermus marinus DNA contains the following:
- a CDS encoding HAD family hydrolase encodes MIVIFDVDGVLIDVSKSYHYSIKDTVEYFTGKEANLEELLDIKFRFNINNDWDASIAGILYVESGLLLEDFKDEFKKFSSSLEDFYKFSIVYGIKLPDYNKLVEYFENRYKIHREKEELIFPTQVLEKVKNIATRTGVITGRPFEDLDYSFKLFNLYKYFDKIITEDDIPETHLRKPSAYPLKLFFEEIEYKEPVFYIGDTNSDKQMVENFNLEENKNVNFVLRKNQHNLDINSNLKIEKPDEIFDILYNFSV; translated from the coding sequence ATGATAGTAATTTTTGATGTTGATGGAGTGTTAATTGATGTTTCCAAATCTTATCATTATTCAATAAAAGATACTGTTGAGTATTTCACCGGAAAAGAAGCAAATCTTGAAGAACTGCTTGATATAAAATTTAGATTTAATATAAATAATGATTGGGATGCATCAATAGCTGGAATATTATATGTAGAAAGTGGTCTTTTACTTGAAGATTTTAAAGATGAATTTAAAAAATTTTCTTCTTCATTAGAAGATTTTTATAAATTTTCTATTGTTTATGGGATAAAACTACCAGATTATAATAAATTAGTTGAATATTTTGAAAATAGATACAAAATTCATAGAGAAAAAGAAGAGCTAATTTTTCCTACACAAGTTTTAGAAAAAGTAAAAAATATTGCAACAAGAACAGGAGTAATTACAGGAAGGCCTTTTGAAGATTTAGATTATTCTTTTAAACTTTTTAATCTTTATAAATATTTTGACAAAATAATAACAGAAGATGACATCCCGGAAACCCATTTAAGAAAGCCTTCTGCTTATCCTTTAAAATTATTTTTTGAAGAAATAGAATATAAAGAACCTGTATTTTATATAGGCGATACAAACTCTGATAAGCAAATGGTAGAAAATTTCAATTTAGAAGAAAATAAAAATGTAAACTTTGTTTTAAGAAAAAATCAACATAATTTGGATATTAACTCCAACTTAAAAATAGAAAAACCTGACGAAATATTTGATATTTTATATAATTTTTCTGTTTGA
- the rplM gene encoding 50S ribosomal protein L13, whose protein sequence is MKTYRPKQAEIKREWYIVDAKGKTLGRLATLIANVLRGKHKPYFQPDMDVGDFVIVLNADKIKYTGKKETDKLYQFHTNYPGGLKVRTLKWMLENKPEEVIRLAVERMLPKNKLQKRFMKRLKVYTGETHKHQAQNPKPIDSIVPMWKNF, encoded by the coding sequence ATGAAAACATATCGTCCTAAACAAGCGGAAATAAAAAGAGAATGGTATATTGTTGATGCAAAAGGTAAAACCTTAGGAAGACTTGCTACATTAATAGCAAATGTTTTAAGAGGAAAACATAAACCATATTTTCAACCAGATATGGATGTTGGTGATTTTGTTATAGTTTTAAATGCTGATAAAATCAAATATACAGGTAAAAAAGAAACTGATAAGCTTTATCAATTCCACACTAATTATCCAGGTGGATTAAAAGTTAGAACTTTAAAATGGATGCTTGAAAATAAACCTGAGGAAGTTATAAGACTTGCTGTAGAAAGAATGCTTCCTAAAAACAAACTTCAAAAAAGATTTATGAAAAGATTAAAAGTTTACACTGGTGAAACTCATAAACATCAAGCTCAAAATCCAAAACCAATAGACTCAATTGTTCCTATGTGGAAGAATTTTTAA
- the rpsI gene encoding 30S ribosomal protein S9 produces the protein MGAKTIKVDPKTAKYGTGRRKEAVARVWIIPGNGRIVVKSSSGKEWEGKDYFERDILMAKINRPFVITETLGKFDVYATVKGSGKPAQAEAIMYGIAKALESYNPELRPVLKKAGLMTRDARVKERKKYAQMGARAKYRWSKR, from the coding sequence TTGGGAGCTAAAACAATAAAGGTAGATCCAAAAACAGCAAAATATGGCACAGGAAGAAGAAAAGAAGCAGTAGCAAGGGTGTGGATTATTCCTGGGAATGGAAGAATAGTTGTTAAATCTTCATCTGGAAAAGAATGGGAAGGAAAAGATTATTTTGAAAGAGATATTTTAATGGCAAAAATAAATAGACCTTTTGTTATCACAGAAACTCTTGGAAAATTTGATGTATATGCTACAGTTAAAGGAAGTGGAAAACCAGCACAAGCTGAAGCTATAATGTATGGAATAGCTAAAGCATTAGAAAGCTATAATCCAGAATTAAGACCAGTATTAAAGAAAGCTGGATTAATGACAAGAGATGCAAGAGTTAAAGAACGTAAAAAATATGCACAAATGGGTGCAAGAGCTAAATACAGATGGTCTAAGCGTTAA
- the argC gene encoding N-acetyl-gamma-glutamyl-phosphate reductase: MAIKVSIVGASGYTGIELLRILNLYKEVELVQIISREFEGKALKEVFPFFISTKFSDIKFDKEPDLDSADIYFLAIPHEPAVELAKKILDKNKKVIDLSAAYRIKNFNAYPEFYGFEHSYKELLDKAVYGLPEIHRDKIKNANLIANPGCYPTATLLALYPALKENIIDSDTIIVNALSGISGAGRGLKQKFHYPEAFSNSFAYNPTKHRHIPEMEDQINQISGKDIKVRFTPHILPVSRGMISTVNFKTNLNKKDLIELYRLEYRYEPFIRFQKTPPEIKYVIGSNYCDIYVDLDERTGYAVVITAIDNLGKGASSQAMQNFNLIVGIEEEKYLKNLSEISIIYP, from the coding sequence ATGGCTATCAAAGTTTCTATTGTTGGAGCTTCTGGTTATACAGGAATAGAACTATTAAGAATTTTAAATTTATATAAAGAAGTTGAACTTGTTCAAATAATATCAAGAGAATTTGAAGGGAAAGCCTTAAAAGAGGTTTTCCCTTTTTTTATTTCTACTAAATTTTCAGATATTAAATTTGATAAAGAACCAGACTTAGATTCTGCTGATATTTATTTTCTTGCTATTCCCCACGAGCCTGCAGTAGAACTTGCTAAAAAAATATTAGATAAAAATAAAAAAGTAATAGATTTATCTGCAGCTTATAGAATAAAAAATTTTAATGCATATCCTGAATTTTATGGTTTTGAACATAGTTATAAAGAATTATTAGATAAAGCTGTCTATGGCCTTCCAGAAATTCATAGAGACAAAATAAAAAATGCAAACTTAATTGCAAATCCTGGATGTTATCCAACAGCAACTTTACTTGCTTTATATCCAGCTTTAAAAGAAAATATTATTGATTCAGATACAATTATAGTTAATGCTTTATCCGGAATTTCAGGAGCTGGAAGGGGATTAAAACAAAAATTTCACTATCCAGAAGCTTTTTCAAATAGTTTTGCATATAACCCAACAAAACATAGACATATTCCAGAAATGGAAGATCAGATTAATCAAATTTCAGGAAAAGATATTAAAGTTAGATTTACCCCTCATATATTACCTGTTTCAAGAGGTATGATTTCTACTGTCAATTTTAAAACTAATTTAAATAAAAAAGATTTAATAGAGCTTTATAGATTAGAATATAGATATGAACCTTTTATAAGATTTCAAAAAACACCACCAGAAATAAAATATGTAATAGGTTCTAATTACTGTGATATTTATGTAGATTTAGATGAAAGAACAGGATATGCAGTTGTAATTACTGCTATAGATAATCTTGGGAAAGGTGCTTCTTCTCAAGCTATGCAAAATTTTAATCTAATAGTAGGCATTGAAGAAGAAAAATATTTAAAAAATTTATCAGAAATCTCTATAATATATCCTTAA
- a CDS encoding HU family DNA-binding protein produces the protein MTKAELVAKVASEAGTTKAAAERCVNAFVEALAEALTKGERVALPGLGVFNVKERKARKGRNPRTGEEITIPARKVVTFHAAKALKEELNK, from the coding sequence ATGACAAAAGCAGAATTAGTAGCAAAAGTTGCTTCAGAAGCAGGTACTACTAAAGCAGCAGCAGAAAGATGTGTTAATGCTTTTGTGGAAGCTTTAGCAGAAGCACTTACAAAAGGTGAAAGAGTTGCTTTACCTGGACTTGGTGTTTTCAATGTAAAAGAAAGAAAAGCTAGAAAAGGGAGAAACCCAAGAACTGGTGAAGAGATAACTATTCCTGCAAGAAAAGTCGTTACTTTCCATGCTGCTAAAGCTTTAAAAGAAGAATTAAATAAATAA
- a CDS encoding 2-oxo acid dehydrogenase subunit E2: MDYEITMPRLTDTMETGMIVRWLKNEGDFVKKGEPIVEIETEKAIQEVESFKTGRLKKILAHEGDEVPVGKPIAILELTEEKNTAPIKKETIKTEEKVIKTDKQEKIKKEEIKEEKTPTEKPKTEEQEIKKYPTGLASPYAKKLAAEFNIDIEKLQKEGKLPSPAHEEDILTYYYSEFFEIDALEEAKAFNIDLKEIVENYGKKITKDMVIQFAKERNLYKKIDISQIQKRTIEHLSKSATVPVYHIYETIDVKYIPEDTEYSLTTWIVKITGDVMQNHYRTRLYYDNGKYRLYPSSNIGVAVAVDEELFSPVIKNIELKSLKDIQEDINIIKEKAEKKIFNPEDFEAGTFAISNLGMFGIERFDAVVPYNYSGIMAIGTKTKNKIKITITFDHRIINGREAAIFVKGLKEKFKDKDYIQNLK, from the coding sequence ATGGATTATGAAATAACTATGCCAAGACTTACAGATACTATGGAAACAGGTATGATTGTAAGATGGTTAAAAAATGAAGGAGATTTTGTTAAAAAAGGAGAACCTATAGTAGAAATAGAAACAGAAAAGGCTATTCAAGAAGTAGAATCATTTAAAACAGGTAGATTAAAAAAGATTTTAGCCCACGAAGGTGATGAAGTTCCTGTTGGTAAACCTATTGCAATATTAGAACTAACAGAAGAAAAAAACACTGCGCCAATAAAAAAAGAAACTATTAAAACTGAAGAGAAAGTTATAAAAACTGATAAACAGGAAAAAATTAAAAAAGAAGAAATAAAAGAAGAAAAAACTCCTACTGAAAAACCTAAAACAGAAGAACAAGAAATTAAAAAATATCCAACAGGTTTAGCATCTCCATATGCAAAAAAATTAGCAGCAGAATTTAATATAGATATAGAAAAACTACAAAAAGAAGGGAAACTACCTTCTCCAGCCCATGAAGAAGATATTTTAACTTATTATTATTCAGAATTTTTTGAAATAGATGCTTTAGAAGAAGCAAAAGCATTTAATATTGACCTAAAAGAAATAGTTGAAAATTATGGAAAAAAAATAACAAAAGATATGGTGATACAATTTGCAAAAGAAAGAAATTTATACAAAAAAATAGATATTTCACAAATCCAAAAAAGAACTATTGAACATTTATCAAAGTCAGCTACAGTGCCAGTTTATCATATATATGAAACTATAGATGTGAAATATATTCCTGAAGATACTGAATATTCATTAACAACCTGGATTGTAAAAATTACTGGAGATGTTATGCAAAACCATTATAGAACAAGACTTTATTATGACAACGGAAAATATAGACTTTATCCTTCCAGTAATATAGGAGTAGCTGTAGCAGTAGATGAAGAACTATTTTCTCCTGTAATAAAAAATATAGAACTAAAATCTTTAAAAGATATTCAAGAAGATATAAATATAATTAAAGAAAAAGCAGAAAAAAAGATTTTTAATCCTGAAGATTTTGAAGCAGGGACATTTGCAATTTCAAATCTTGGAATGTTTGGAATAGAGAGATTTGATGCAGTAGTACCTTATAATTATAGTGGTATTATGGCTATTGGAACTAAAACTAAAAATAAAATCAAAATAACTATAACTTTTGACCATAGAATAATAAATGGAAGAGAAGCGGCTATTTTTGTAAAAGGACTTAAGGAAAAATTTAAAGATAAAGATTATATCCAAAACTTAAAATAA
- a CDS encoding alpha-ketoacid dehydrogenase subunit beta encodes MLYREALKKAMDELMEEDETVVVLGEDVGFYGGNYRVTEGLYAKYGEKRVIDTPIAENSIVGNAIGMAIGGLRPVAEIMTVNFSLIAYDQIVNEAAKIRYMSGGKVSLPLTIRMPQGVAKQLAAQHSQSFERIYASIPGLRVFTASDSITAYYGLKQAILLDDPVVFLEHELLYAQDFDFIDIPHFDVRKQRLIKEGNDITVVSYLKMLHDTLEAIKDIEKDLGISVEVIELTSLNPLNLDKVYESVKKTKRLVVVNEEPKTGSFATEIITKVIENNFYDLDAPPLRICGEDVPTPYNRKLELLSIPTPDKIYKKIIEWGKENGL; translated from the coding sequence ATGTTGTATCGTGAAGCATTAAAAAAAGCAATGGATGAATTAATGGAAGAAGATGAGACAGTTGTAGTTTTAGGGGAAGATGTTGGATTTTATGGAGGAAATTATAGAGTTACAGAAGGGTTGTATGCAAAGTATGGAGAAAAAAGAGTAATAGATACTCCAATAGCAGAAAACTCTATTGTTGGAAATGCAATAGGAATGGCAATAGGTGGATTAAGACCTGTTGCAGAAATAATGACTGTAAATTTTTCCTTAATAGCTTATGATCAGATTGTAAATGAGGCTGCAAAAATAAGATATATGAGCGGAGGAAAAGTTAGTTTACCATTAACAATTAGGATGCCTCAAGGAGTAGCTAAACAGCTTGCTGCTCAACATTCTCAATCATTTGAAAGAATTTATGCATCTATCCCGGGACTAAGAGTTTTTACTGCTTCTGATTCAATAACTGCTTATTACGGTTTAAAACAGGCAATACTTTTAGATGATCCGGTAGTTTTTTTAGAACATGAACTTTTATATGCTCAAGATTTTGATTTTATAGATATACCACATTTTGATGTTAGGAAACAAAGATTAATAAAAGAAGGAAATGATATAACTGTTGTTTCCTATCTTAAAATGCTTCATGATACATTAGAGGCAATAAAAGATATAGAAAAAGATTTAGGAATTTCAGTTGAAGTTATAGAACTTACATCTTTAAATCCTTTAAATCTTGATAAAGTTTATGAATCAGTTAAAAAAACTAAAAGATTAGTTGTAGTAAATGAAGAACCTAAAACAGGTAGTTTTGCAACAGAAATTATTACAAAAGTTATTGAGAATAATTTTTATGATTTAGATGCTCCGCCTTTAAGAATATGTGGTGAAGATGTTCCAACTCCTTATAACAGAAAATTAGAACTTTTATCAATTCCAACACCAGACAAAATTTATAAAAAAATTATAGAGTGGGGAAAAGAAAATGGATTATGA
- a CDS encoding thiamine pyrophosphate-dependent dehydrogenase E1 component subunit alpha produces MIKSYAEQFYYLMKLGREFEIRAKEEYMKGNIGGFLHLAIGEEAVHVGATVGFGKGDIFVHYRDHIYALARGIPAKEVMAELFGKVTGVSKGKGGSMHLYHPKYNFYGGIAIVGAQIPHAVGAAYARKLLGHTEGVLVAFGDGATNAGNFYESLNLAAVYKVPVIFLCENNYYAIGTRIDRVSAFSDLYLKAKDYMPAISVDGMDVFEVFNAVSKAKEYVETESKPYFIEAKTYRYEPHSMSDGGDYRSPRELKIAKERDPIERLKEKGLEKGVLTPEFIKTIDEKVEKEIEEAVEFALNSPEPSEDELYKDIYCEVCEDVVS; encoded by the coding sequence ATGATTAAATCCTATGCAGAGCAGTTTTATTATTTAATGAAACTTGGTAGAGAGTTTGAAATAAGAGCTAAGGAAGAATATATGAAAGGAAATATTGGTGGATTTTTACATCTTGCAATTGGTGAAGAAGCAGTTCATGTAGGAGCAACTGTTGGATTTGGAAAAGGGGATATATTTGTACATTATAGAGATCATATTTATGCCCTTGCAAGAGGTATTCCTGCTAAAGAAGTTATGGCTGAATTATTTGGAAAAGTCACTGGAGTTTCAAAAGGAAAAGGTGGTTCAATGCATTTATACCATCCAAAATATAATTTCTATGGTGGGATAGCAATAGTTGGAGCCCAAATCCCTCATGCAGTTGGAGCTGCTTATGCTAGAAAGCTTTTAGGCCATACTGAAGGAGTATTGGTAGCCTTTGGAGATGGAGCTACAAATGCAGGAAATTTTTATGAATCTTTAAATTTAGCAGCAGTTTATAAAGTTCCTGTAATTTTCTTATGTGAGAACAATTATTATGCAATTGGTACCAGAATAGATAGAGTATCAGCATTTTCTGATTTATATCTAAAAGCAAAAGATTATATGCCAGCTATTTCTGTTGATGGAATGGATGTTTTTGAAGTTTTTAATGCAGTATCAAAAGCTAAAGAATATGTAGAAACAGAAAGTAAACCTTATTTTATAGAAGCAAAAACTTATAGATATGAGCCTCATTCAATGAGTGATGGAGGAGATTATAGATCACCGAGAGAATTAAAAATAGCTAAAGAAAGGGATCCAATAGAAAGATTAAAAGAAAAAGGATTAGAAAAAGGAGTTTTGACTCCAGAGTTTATTAAAACAATTGATGAGAAAGTTGAGAAAGAGATAGAAGAAGCAGTTGAGTTTGCTTTAAATTCTCCAGAACCTTCTGAAGATGAACTTTATAAAGATATTTATTGTGAGGTATGTGAAGATGTTGTATCGTGA
- a CDS encoding ATP synthase subunit I, giving the protein MEKILIYGFLFILGLLAGFFYFTNLWKSVNQHKENKSKLIFSSFLRFPIPIIAAIIGGFLAGVVGIIIVIFGFSVFQIFYLVKKGSQLKKDLEEYAKTLEEENKEKDN; this is encoded by the coding sequence TTGGAAAAAATATTAATTTATGGTTTTTTATTTATCTTAGGTTTATTGGCAGGATTTTTTTATTTTACAAATCTATGGAAAAGTGTAAATCAACATAAAGAAAATAAGAGTAAATTAATATTTTCCTCTTTTTTAAGATTCCCTATTCCAATAATTGCTGCTATTATTGGTGGTTTTTTAGCAGGTGTAGTTGGTATTATTATAGTAATATTTGGATTTTCTGTTTTTCAGATTTTTTATTTAGTAAAAAAAGGTTCCCAATTAAAAAAAGATTTAGAAGAATATGCTAAAACCCTTGAAGAAGAAAATAAAGAGAAAGATAACTAA
- a CDS encoding prepilin peptidase, with product MEILTIFIVFIFGLVVGSFLNVVIYRLPREKSIVYPPSSCLKCGHKIRWYENIPIISYIFLKGKCSSCKTKISLRYPFVEFLTGLFTIFAYLKFGLSIDLIFSLILLYLLIAVIFIDIDFKIIPDEINLIGFISGIIYSFFRQDFSIIDALIGAFVGAGFLYLIYFLYLKFRKVEGLGLGDVKLLAFLGSYLGWFGSLFTIFVGSFFGAVVGISLAYMQKAEDKSRYEIPFGPFLSVAAIIYLFFGEYIKKFYFGY from the coding sequence ATGGAAATTTTAACTATATTTATTGTTTTTATTTTTGGATTAGTTGTTGGAAGTTTTTTAAATGTTGTAATATATAGACTTCCAAGAGAAAAATCTATTGTATATCCTCCTTCTTCTTGCCTTAAATGTGGACATAAAATAAGATGGTATGAGAATATTCCTATCATCTCTTATATTTTCTTAAAAGGAAAATGTAGTAGTTGTAAAACTAAAATTTCTTTAAGATATCCTTTTGTAGAGTTTTTAACAGGTCTATTTACTATATTTGCATATTTAAAGTTTGGATTAAGTATAGATTTAATATTTTCTTTAATTTTATTATATCTTCTAATAGCTGTAATATTTATAGATATTGATTTTAAAATTATTCCTGATGAGATAAATCTTATTGGTTTTATATCTGGAATTATATATTCCTTTTTTAGACAGGATTTTTCTATAATTGATGCTTTAATTGGTGCTTTTGTTGGTGCAGGTTTTCTATATTTAATCTATTTTCTTTATTTAAAATTTAGAAAGGTTGAAGGACTTGGACTTGGTGATGTAAAACTTCTTGCATTTCTTGGTTCATACCTTGGCTGGTTTGGAAGTTTATTTACTATATTCGTAGGTTCTTTTTTTGGTGCAGTTGTTGGAATATCATTAGCATATATGCAAAAAGCAGAGGATAAATCAAGATACGAAATTCCTTTTGGTCCTTTTTTATCTGTTGCTGCTATAATTTATCTGTTTTTTGGAGAATATATTAAGAAATTTTACTTTGGATATTAG
- the nusB gene encoding transcription antitermination factor NusB — protein sequence MIGRFRKKAREIALKTLYAFDINKGDKDINEILEDVIKDIRDKISENTLRYAYMLVNGIVDNLDKIDQIIQSHLKDWRLERLGYIERALLRLGTYELIFSDVPDKGRVFTDILDLGKCYSLNEDALKFVNGVLSAIYKDANIQSKIS from the coding sequence ATGATAGGAAGGTTTAGAAAAAAAGCAAGAGAGATAGCATTAAAAACTCTTTATGCTTTTGATATAAATAAAGGTGATAAAGATATAAATGAGATTCTTGAAGATGTTATAAAAGATATAAGAGATAAAATTTCAGAAAATACCTTAAGATATGCATATATGCTTGTAAATGGAATTGTAGATAATCTTGATAAAATAGATCAGATAATACAATCTCATTTAAAAGATTGGAGATTAGAAAGATTAGGGTATATAGAAAGAGCATTACTGAGACTGGGTACTTATGAGCTTATTTTTTCTGATGTACCAGATAAAGGAAGAGTTTTTACAGATATACTTGATTTAGGAAAATGTTATTCTTTAAATGAAGATGCTTTAAAATTTGTAAATGGTGTTTTAAGTGCAATATATAAAGATGCTAATATCCAAAGTAAAATTTCTTAA
- the ribH gene encoding 6,7-dimethyl-8-ribityllumazine synthase has translation MKIINGNLTAEGLNFAIVVGRFNSLITEKLLEGAIDCIERHGGNIDNITVVRVPGSFEIPLIAKKLAKTKKYDAIICLGAVIRGSTPHFDFVANETTKGIAQVSLETEVPISYGILTTDTIEQAIERAGTKMGNKGFDAALTAIEMVNVLKEIE, from the coding sequence ATGAAAATTATAAATGGAAATTTAACAGCAGAAGGATTAAATTTTGCGATTGTAGTAGGAAGATTTAATAGTTTAATTACAGAAAAGCTATTAGAAGGAGCAATAGACTGTATAGAAAGACATGGTGGAAATATTGATAATATAACTGTTGTTAGGGTGCCAGGTTCATTTGAAATACCTTTAATTGCAAAAAAATTAGCAAAAACTAAAAAGTATGATGCAATAATATGTCTAGGAGCAGTAATTAGAGGCTCAACTCCTCATTTTGATTTTGTTGCAAATGAAACAACAAAAGGAATAGCACAAGTAAGTCTTGAAACAGAAGTACCTATATCTTACGGAATACTTACCACAGATACAATAGAACAAGCAATTGAAAGAGCAGGAACAAAAATGGGGAATAAAGGATTTGATGCAGCTCTAACAGCAATAGAAATGGTAAATGTATTAAAGGAAATAGAATGA
- a CDS encoding DegT/DnrJ/EryC1/StrS family aminotransferase: protein MIPIIKPDFGKEEEQTVNEIIKSGHITRGKWTLKFKEEFAKYLNIGFCHTVCSGTAALYIALKAIGIDNKEDKVIVPAMSFMATIDAVLLAGGTPIVVDINESYTMDTEQLIEAVEKYKPKAVIPVHLFGQTADMDKINEICKANNIIVLEDAAQAHGATYKGKKAGNLGDLAAFSFYASKNLAMGEGGAIVTNDYKIDEKISNWIEFGNHPALNLRITEFQAGIGYWQLKKLEDNNEKRRKIAEIYNKEFENLPGLILPKEYPDRKHVYHIYALRHPKRDEIVERLIENGVGARVYYEYTLDKLRNAECLDCEFAHLLTKEIFAIPIFPALKDKEIDFIVETVKKVVKEVS, encoded by the coding sequence TTGATACCAATAATAAAACCAGATTTTGGAAAAGAAGAAGAACAAACTGTAAATGAGATTATAAAAAGTGGACATATTACAAGAGGAAAATGGACTTTAAAATTTAAAGAAGAGTTTGCAAAATATTTAAATATAGGTTTTTGTCATACAGTATGTAGTGGTACAGCAGCTTTATATATAGCTTTAAAAGCTATAGGGATAGATAATAAAGAAGACAAAGTAATAGTTCCTGCAATGAGCTTTATGGCTACTATAGATGCAGTATTACTTGCAGGTGGTACTCCTATAGTAGTAGATATAAATGAAAGTTATACAATGGATACTGAGCAATTAATTGAAGCAGTTGAAAAATATAAACCAAAAGCAGTTATACCTGTTCATCTATTTGGTCAAACTGCAGATATGGATAAAATAAATGAAATATGCAAAGCAAATAATATAATTGTTCTTGAAGATGCTGCACAAGCTCATGGGGCTACTTATAAAGGTAAAAAAGCAGGTAATCTTGGAGATTTAGCGGCATTCAGTTTTTATGCATCAAAGAATCTTGCTATGGGAGAAGGTGGTGCAATTGTAACTAATGATTATAAAATAGATGAAAAAATATCAAACTGGATAGAGTTTGGTAATCATCCTGCATTAAACTTAAGAATTACAGAATTTCAAGCAGGAATTGGGTATTGGCAACTTAAAAAACTTGAAGATAATAATGAAAAAAGAAGAAAAATAGCTGAAATATATAATAAAGAGTTTGAAAATCTTCCGGGATTAATATTACCAAAAGAATATCCAGATAGAAAACATGTTTATCATATATATGCTTTAAGGCATCCAAAAAGAGATGAAATTGTAGAAAGATTAATTGAAAATGGGGTTGGAGCAAGAGTTTATTATGAATATACCCTTGATAAACTTAGAAATGCAGAGTGCTTAGACTGTGAATTTGCACATCTTTTAACTAAAGAAATTTTTGCTATCCCTATATTCCCAGCTTTAAAAGATAAAGAAATAGATTTTATTGTTGAAACTGTAAAAAAAGTAGTAAAAGAGGTTTCTTAA
- a CDS encoding Gfo/Idh/MocA family protein — MKVGIVGIGNMGRHYVSKFKILGYDAVLVDLNQKLLAKYDSSFKKYTDIDEALKKEKLDYLFVATAPTSHIPIAKKALEKEINVMVEKPPSINPKELEEAIDLAEKKGVVLGVSEIELRSNSVRNFENNTNIHEVEAYRLNLGRGYINPFYDLAWHDLYIFQYLFDRVKINKVIDKGDIFDIYGETDKNEFFLQVAWSQKNLKRKWILKTKNGDIVFDFVNDKIIYPSGEEKEKDGKDKLETMIKEFIENPTFESSYRALEILKEFDKFNIKEKVA, encoded by the coding sequence TTGAAAGTAGGAATTGTTGGCATTGGGAATATGGGAAGACATTATGTAAGTAAATTTAAAATTCTTGGTTATGACGCAGTTTTAGTTGATTTAAATCAAAAGCTTTTAGCAAAATACGATAGTTCTTTTAAAAAATATACAGATATAGATGAAGCTTTAAAAAAAGAAAAATTAGATTATCTTTTTGTAGCAACTGCTCCAACATCTCATATTCCTATAGCAAAAAAAGCATTAGAAAAAGAAATAAATGTTATGGTAGAAAAACCACCATCAATTAATCCAAAAGAGCTTGAAGAAGCTATAGATTTAGCAGAAAAAAAAGGTGTTGTATTAGGAGTTTCAGAAATAGAACTTCGTTCAAACTCAGTTAGAAATTTTGAAAATAATACAAATATACATGAAGTAGAAGCATATAGATTAAATCTTGGTAGAGGATATATAAATCCATTTTACGACCTTGCTTGGCATGATTTATATATATTTCAATATCTTTTTGATAGAGTTAAGATAAATAAAGTAATAGATAAGGGAGATATTTTTGATATTTATGGAGAAACAGATAAAAATGAGTTTTTCCTTCAAGTAGCTTGGAGTCAAAAAAATTTAAAAAGAAAATGGATTTTAAAAACTAAAAATGGAGATATTGTTTTTGATTTTGTAAATGATAAGATAATATATCCTTCTGGTGAAGAAAAAGAAAAAGATGGAAAGGATAAATTAGAAACAATGATTAAAGAGTTTATTGAAAATCCTACTTTTGAAAGCTCTTACAGAGCTTTAGAAATTCTCAAAGAATTTGATAAATTTAATATAAAGGAGAAGGTAGCTTGA